The following proteins are encoded in a genomic region of Nakaseomyces glabratus chromosome J, complete sequence:
- the RPB8 gene encoding DNA-directed RNA polymerase core subunit RPB8 (CAGL0J04070g~Ortholog(s) have RNA polymerase I activity, RNA polymerase II activity, RNA polymerase III activity, RNA-directed 5'-3' RNA polymerase activity), protein MSTTLFDDIFTISEVDPGRYNNVCRIEAGSTTQEQCKLTLDINTNLFPVQVNEQLTVTVASSLDVDDDDKAKVNDSTGASRSWRPPQPGDRSLADDYDYVMHGTAYKFEEVSKDVIAVYYSFGGLLMRLEGNYRNLNNLKQETAYLLIRR, encoded by the coding sequence ATGTCCACTACACTGTTCGACGATATATTCACCATCTCCGAGGTGGATCCAGGCCGTTACAACAATGTCTGCCGTATAGAAGCCGGCTCTACTACACAGGAGCAATGCAAGCTGACCCTAGATATAAATACCAACTTGTTCCCAGTGCAAGTCAACGAACAACTGACAGTGACAGTGGCCTCCTCCTTGGATGTTGATGACGACGACAAGGCCAAAGTTAACGACTCTACCGGTGCATCCAGAAGTTGGAGACCACCACAACCTGGCGACAGATCATTGGCAGACGACTACGACTATGTGATGCACGGTACTGCATACAAGTTCGAGGAAGTAAGCAAGGATGTCATCGCTGTGTACTACTCCTTCGGAGGTCTACTGATGAGATTGGAAGGTAACTACAGAAACTTGAACAACTTGAAGCAAGAGACCGCCTACTTGTTGATCCGTCGTTAA
- the DSC3 gene encoding Dsc3p (CAGL0J04092g~Ortholog(s) have role in positive regulation of cellular response to hypoxia, regulation of protein glycosylation, sterol regulatory element binding protein cleavage): MSSGLGTGSLDGMPGDNGGISRFIVVRFNDDTIPDLKLNITHVSMDTINTQWLRRLCRELRGEQTHRRRLRFIRNGNILNSRANLGSEILQYFERLQAENTEGTLNELLFYVHCIIGTEDLTDEQLASEDVMDTMGPSADSVTTQAIGFDRLASVGFSEEEIELLRQQFRSTYGDPEEEDDLLNGDESQSNIGSRGGNARRDIRQLEEMWMESGNDPMATAGDGLQPGRDRNGEVEDRFNSIPVTDIRHNKDLLIGITTGFCLGIFALLLMKNEGLFNKRQRMSIIVGVATNVLFCLVRGF, translated from the coding sequence ATGTCTTCTGGGCTTGGAACGGGATCCTTAGATGGGATGCCTGGCGATAATGGTGGGATATCAAGATTCATAGTGGTTCGTTTCAATGACGACACCATTCCTGATCTTAAGCTAAATATTACACATGTATCGATGGATACTATTAACACGCAATGGTTACGTCGCCTGTGTAGGGAACTGAGAGGAGAGCAGACACATAGGAGAAGGCTGCGGTTTATTAGGAATGGTAACATATTGAATTCTAGGGCGAACCTTGGCTCTGAGATTCTACAGTATTTTGAACGGTTGCAAGCAGAGAATACAGAAGGTACGTTAAATGAGCTTCTGTTCTATGTGCATTGTATAATAGGTACAGAGGATTTGACCGATGAGCAACTCGCGAGCGAGGATGTAATGGATACAATGGGACCAAGTGCGGACTCAGTGACCACTCAGGCCATAGGTTTCGATAGATTAGCCTCTGTGGGTTTCAGTGAGGAAGAAATTGAGTTGTTGAGACAGCAGTTCAGATCTACCTATGGCGACCCAGAGGAGGAAGACGACCTCCTGAACGGCGACGAATCCCAAAGCAACATAGGAAGCCGTGGTGGTAACGCAAGGAGAGACATAAGGCAATTAGAAGAGATGTGGATGGAGAGTGGTAATGATCCTATGGCCACCGCCGGAGATGGGTTACAACCAGGGAGAGACAGAAATGGAGAGGTGGAAGATCGTTTCAATTCAATTCCAGTTACGGATATACGGCACAACAAAGATCTGTTAATAGGTATAACAACAGGATTCTGTCTTGGAATATTTGCACTGTTACTAATGAAGAACGAGGGTTTGTTCAATAAGAGACAGAGGATGTCGATCATAGTCGGAGTAGCTACCAACGTGCTGTTCTGTCTAGTTAGGGGAttttaa
- the ODC2 gene encoding mitochondrial 2-oxodicarboxylate carrier (CAGL0J04114g~Ortholog(s) have dicarboxylic acid transmembrane transporter activity, role in mitochondrial transport and mitochondrial inner membrane localization), translating into MSEKPLPFIYQFVSGAAAGVSELLVMYPLDVVKTRMQLQVGSGTGSGVAYNGVIDCLGQIVKREGFSRLYKGISSPMLMEAPKRATKFACNDSYQKMFKDLYGVDKLTQQISILSGSLAGVTEACVIVPFELVKIRLQDVNSKFNGPMEVVFKTIRETGILSLYNGLESTMWRNAFWNGGYFGVIFQIRALLPKAKTNTEKTTNDLIAGTIGGTVGTLLNTPFDVVKSRIQSGATTTLADGTVVPKYNWTWPSLFKIYSEEGFTALYKGFIPKILRLGPGGGIMLVVFNGMMAFFQEMKYGK; encoded by the coding sequence ATGTCTGAGAAGCCTTTGCCATTTATCTACCAGTTTGTTTCTGGTGCTGCTGCTGGTGTTTCCGAGCTGCTTGTTATGTATCCGTTGGATGTTGTTAAGACACGGATGCAATTGCAAGTTGGCTCGGGGACAGGTTCCGGTGTCGCCTACAATGGTGTTATCGACTGTTTAGGGCAGATTGTCAAGCGTGAAGGGTTTAGCCGTCTGTATAAGGGTATTTCTTCTCCGATGCTGATGGAAGCACCAAAGAGAGCCACAAAGTTCGCTTGTAATGACTCTTACCAGAAGATGTTCAAGGATCTGTATGGTGTGGACAAGCTGACTCAGCAGATCTCTATTCTGAGTGGTTCTTTGGCGGGTGTCACGGAAGCCTGTGTCATTGTGCCATTTGAATTGGTGAAGATTCGTCTACAGGATGTCAACTCCAAATTTAACGGACCAATGGAGGTCGTCTTCAAAACCATTAGAGAGACTGGTATTCTCTCGCTGTACAATGGGCTGGAGTCTACCATGTGGAGAAACGCCTTCTGGAACGGTGGTTACTTTGGTGTCATCTTCCAGATTAGAGCCCTATTGCCAAAGGCTAAGACCAACACTGAGAAGACCACCAACGATTTGATCGCTGGTACCATCGGTGGTACTGTAGGTACTCTACTGAACACACCATTTGATGTTGTAAAATCTAGAATCCAAAGTGGTGCTACAACTACATTGGCCGATGGTACTGTGGTACCAAAATACAATTGGACATGGCCATCTTTGTTCAAGATCTACTCCGAGGAAGGTTTCACCGCCCTTTACAAGGGATTCATTCCAAAGATCCTGAGACTGGGTCCAGGTGGTGGTATCATGTTGGTGGTCTTTAACGGTATGATGGCATTCTTCCAAGAGATGAAATACGGTAAGTGA